From the Oleiphilus messinensis genome, one window contains:
- a CDS encoding class I SAM-dependent methyltransferase: MKDKYKLIGPAYDFLSGIYSGKSIHNCKVAMLEVENVNPGDKILFAGVGHGKDAIRAAELGADVTVVDLSETMLKKFQDGLNKTNPNLKIRQIHSDILKVEEFEQYDMVVANFFLNVFYEDMMLQILEHLIKLAKPEAKIVVGDFSYPTGNIVTRALKNAYWFIAVSIFWVMANNAVHKIYNYPEHMEKLGLKVQDKKYFSLLKLNAYWSVMAQKEV; this comes from the coding sequence ATGAAAGACAAATATAAATTGATCGGCCCTGCTTACGACTTTTTAAGCGGTATCTACAGTGGCAAGTCGATTCACAACTGCAAAGTTGCCATGCTCGAAGTCGAAAATGTCAATCCTGGCGATAAAATTCTGTTCGCGGGTGTTGGTCATGGAAAAGACGCAATCCGGGCGGCGGAACTGGGTGCAGATGTGACGGTCGTAGACTTGTCCGAAACCATGCTTAAAAAATTCCAGGATGGTCTCAACAAGACCAACCCCAACCTCAAGATTCGTCAAATTCATAGCGATATTCTTAAAGTGGAAGAGTTTGAGCAATACGATATGGTCGTTGCTAACTTTTTCCTCAATGTATTCTATGAAGACATGATGCTCCAAATTTTGGAACACCTCATCAAACTGGCCAAGCCTGAGGCCAAGATTGTTGTGGGTGACTTCTCCTACCCTACCGGAAATATTGTGACACGGGCACTTAAAAACGCCTACTGGTTCATCGCCGTATCCATCTTCTGGGTGATGGCCAACAATGCCGTGCACAAGATATATAACTACCCGGAACATATGGAAAAACTGGGCCTGAAAGTCCAGGACAAAAAATACTTCAGCCTGCTAAAACTCAATGCCTACTGGTCAGTAATGGCACAAAAAGAAGTTTGA
- the murI gene encoding glutamate racemase, with the protein MSPNHILVFDSGAGGLSICHALYKSGNSFNISYLADDAVFPYGELSEAQVTQRMLQVVLPWTKSLAGTAELLIVACNTASTLILPFLRANLLIPVVGVVPAVKPAAAKTRSGRIGLLATPATVNRAYTEQLITDFAPGMDVVKLGSSALVTLSESYLLTGYFDLPALRKIVSPLCRADQYGVFVDQVILGCTHFPFLLGPLREAFIAEGHPFAQRDDFFLDSGGAVSRRVHSLIEIQSTSLHADSNTIKLHYTDHNRSAGYWCEMAGFALGTSVSVSAFSLFS; encoded by the coding sequence ATGTCACCAAATCATATTCTTGTCTTTGACTCAGGCGCGGGTGGACTTTCCATTTGTCACGCACTATATAAATCGGGAAATAGTTTTAATATCAGTTACCTGGCAGATGATGCCGTTTTTCCCTACGGTGAGTTATCGGAAGCTCAGGTAACACAGCGCATGCTCCAGGTTGTATTGCCCTGGACGAAATCTCTTGCTGGTACAGCGGAGCTTCTCATCGTTGCTTGTAACACCGCAAGTACACTGATTTTACCGTTTTTGAGGGCTAATTTATTGATTCCTGTGGTGGGGGTTGTGCCTGCAGTCAAACCTGCGGCGGCTAAAACACGCAGTGGGCGAATTGGCTTGTTGGCGACTCCGGCAACAGTTAACAGAGCCTATACAGAACAACTGATAACAGATTTTGCCCCCGGTATGGATGTTGTGAAGTTGGGGAGTAGTGCCTTGGTAACCCTTTCTGAGTCTTATCTCCTGACCGGGTATTTTGATTTGCCCGCTTTACGAAAAATCGTATCGCCATTGTGTCGTGCAGACCAGTACGGTGTATTTGTTGATCAGGTTATTCTTGGGTGCACGCACTTTCCATTTTTGCTCGGTCCCCTGAGAGAGGCGTTCATCGCTGAAGGTCACCCATTTGCCCAACGTGACGACTTCTTTCTGGACTCTGGTGGCGCTGTTTCCCGAAGAGTTCATTCCTTGATCGAAATCCAAAGCACGAGCCTGCATGCTGACTCGAATACGATTAAACTCCATTACACTGATCACAATCGTTCAGCTGGTTACTGGTGTGAAATGGCAGGGTTTGCACTGGGTACTTCAGTTTCCGTTTCTGCATTCTCACTTTTTTCGTAG
- a CDS encoding HDOD domain-containing protein: MKRHSHTDHGDLQVGKLPSLPHVLVELLHCCQQDSATFQSIADIISKDVAITARVISMANSPFYYRGQTINSIEKALFLLGLDTVKTIVITASVQQFFSSFNTTRIQYLKQFWAKSLFCALMARTLAKLTAYAQPEEAYLTGLLLNLGELVLGSNYADQYRQVQDLIADNPRDKQIELENELFMTNHCEVGAWLSQEWGLSEFTGDAIRYHHSPLDTVLDAHPLVKILYLSNQCATQLMLSSGFAENPLDSFGEADNACYEAADQLFDLTASLTHEIALQVHTEVSKVAESMGISLEDNGGQDDSKRIRLAEQVRNIGLIQSTSLYFQNAHTEADFLLQLKETSDLLFGFKNAMLFQLDSAGAHLSAVKSSTDNQDIRIVLQANRSLVATAAMEQKILSSVDQSVFSGPLPVVDQQLIRRTQSPEMVCVPLLFSEQLVGVLVMGHSSSPAAGTERLLQLFAAQVAQYWQQVKVHGEDFERGTKAPSQAELSEYKNRVNETVHEANNPLTIIRNYLQALSHKLGNDHDIQNDLDIIKEEIDRTGQIIMRLKDLNEVQKHEAKQVDINGEIRSLAQLYESSLFLTRNIQCQLKLDNAITPQQTNRNSVRQILTNLLKNSAEALQDGGLVTITTTGHVNVNGKQFLEVLISDNGPGIPDTIMKQIFNPVSSTKGKHHSGLGLSITRNLVTELDGSIRCRSTREGTEFQILIPDTAES; the protein is encoded by the coding sequence ATGAAAAGGCACTCACATACTGATCATGGAGACTTACAGGTAGGTAAGCTACCCAGCCTCCCCCATGTTTTGGTGGAGTTACTGCACTGCTGCCAGCAGGACTCAGCAACTTTTCAGAGCATTGCCGACATAATCAGTAAAGATGTCGCCATTACGGCACGGGTTATTTCAATGGCCAATTCGCCATTTTATTACCGCGGGCAAACGATCAACTCAATCGAAAAGGCGCTCTTCCTACTGGGTCTGGATACGGTAAAAACCATTGTCATTACTGCATCCGTGCAACAGTTTTTTTCCAGTTTCAACACGACACGCATCCAATACCTCAAGCAATTCTGGGCCAAATCCCTGTTTTGCGCACTCATGGCAAGAACGCTGGCCAAACTAACCGCGTATGCCCAACCAGAAGAAGCCTATCTGACAGGCTTGTTGCTCAACTTGGGCGAACTGGTACTGGGCAGTAATTATGCTGATCAATACCGGCAGGTTCAGGATCTCATAGCAGACAATCCGCGAGACAAACAAATCGAGCTGGAGAATGAACTGTTTATGACCAACCATTGTGAAGTTGGAGCTTGGCTATCCCAGGAGTGGGGATTGAGCGAGTTCACCGGTGACGCTATCCGCTACCATCATTCGCCGCTGGATACCGTTCTCGATGCCCACCCCCTGGTTAAGATTCTTTACCTTTCCAATCAATGCGCAACCCAGCTTATGTTATCGTCAGGATTTGCGGAGAATCCCCTTGACTCGTTTGGTGAAGCTGACAATGCATGCTATGAAGCTGCAGATCAGTTATTTGACTTAACCGCATCACTAACCCATGAAATTGCCCTGCAAGTCCACACCGAGGTCAGCAAAGTAGCTGAGTCTATGGGCATTAGCCTGGAGGACAACGGCGGTCAGGATGATAGCAAACGAATTCGGCTGGCGGAGCAGGTGCGAAATATCGGCTTGATCCAGTCTACCTCACTGTATTTCCAGAATGCGCACACTGAGGCGGACTTTCTCTTGCAGCTCAAAGAAACCAGCGATCTGCTTTTCGGTTTCAAAAATGCCATGCTGTTTCAACTGGACTCCGCAGGGGCTCACTTAAGCGCAGTTAAGAGCAGCACGGATAATCAGGACATTCGTATCGTCCTTCAAGCAAATCGAAGCTTGGTCGCAACCGCAGCAATGGAACAGAAAATACTGTCTTCAGTAGACCAATCTGTCTTCTCCGGCCCGCTTCCCGTAGTAGACCAGCAGCTAATCAGACGAACGCAATCGCCTGAAATGGTGTGCGTACCGCTGCTCTTTTCGGAACAGCTTGTCGGGGTACTGGTCATGGGCCATTCGAGCTCACCCGCTGCAGGTACAGAACGCTTGTTACAACTGTTCGCGGCCCAGGTTGCGCAATATTGGCAACAAGTCAAAGTCCATGGGGAAGATTTTGAGCGCGGTACAAAAGCCCCCTCACAAGCAGAACTGTCAGAATACAAGAACCGGGTCAATGAGACGGTTCATGAAGCCAATAATCCACTCACCATTATTCGCAACTACCTTCAGGCTCTGTCCCACAAACTGGGTAACGATCATGATATCCAGAATGATCTGGACATTATTAAAGAGGAAATCGATCGCACGGGTCAGATCATCATGCGCCTCAAAGATTTGAATGAGGTGCAAAAGCACGAAGCGAAACAGGTTGATATAAACGGTGAAATTCGAAGTCTGGCTCAACTCTATGAAAGTTCTTTATTTCTGACGCGCAACATACAATGTCAGTTGAAACTGGATAATGCCATTACACCGCAACAGACTAACCGGAACTCGGTTCGTCAAATATTAACAAACCTGCTCAAAAACTCGGCCGAAGCCTTGCAAGATGGCGGCCTGGTTACAATCACGACCACGGGTCATGTGAACGTAAATGGTAAACAGTTTCTGGAAGTCTTGATTTCTGACAATGGACCCGGAATACCAGACACTATAATGAAACAAATTTTCAATCCAGTTTCGTCAACCAAGGGAAAGCATCATTCTGGCCTGGGTTTGAGTATTACCCGAAACCTGGTTACTGAACTGGATGGCAGCATACGTTGCAGAAGCACTCGTGAAGGAACCGAGTTTCAAATACTCATTCCCGACACGGCGGAAAGCTGA
- a CDS encoding ABC transporter permease, whose protein sequence is MNMTGIIFKREFQGYFATPLAYIFIVIFLVLSGIFTFYIGRFYDRGQADLAAFFNYLPWLYLILAPAVAMRLWSEERNSGTIELLMTLPVSTSQAVIGKFLAAWGIMGIALGLTFPLWITVNYLGEPDNGVIFATYLGSWLMAGGFLAIGSCLSAATKSQVIAFVLTLVLCFVFVVSGFPMVQDFFSEWAPLWLLDGLSTLSILSHFDAISRGVIDLRDLVYFAAMIGCWLIATVIVINMKKAD, encoded by the coding sequence ATGAATATGACTGGAATAATATTCAAACGTGAATTTCAGGGGTATTTTGCAACCCCGTTGGCCTATATATTTATTGTTATTTTTTTGGTCTTGAGTGGCATATTTACGTTCTACATCGGACGATTCTACGATCGAGGTCAGGCAGATCTCGCTGCATTTTTCAACTATCTGCCCTGGTTGTATCTCATATTGGCTCCAGCCGTTGCAATGAGATTGTGGTCCGAAGAGCGAAACAGCGGTACTATCGAGCTGCTCATGACACTGCCGGTTTCGACATCTCAGGCTGTGATCGGCAAGTTTCTAGCGGCGTGGGGCATTATGGGCATTGCCCTTGGTTTAACCTTTCCACTGTGGATAACGGTCAATTATCTGGGGGAGCCCGATAATGGCGTGATTTTCGCGACCTATCTAGGCAGCTGGCTGATGGCGGGCGGTTTTCTGGCCATAGGCTCCTGCCTTTCTGCGGCAACCAAGAGTCAGGTCATTGCCTTTGTTCTCACGTTGGTACTGTGCTTTGTATTTGTCGTAAGCGGATTCCCGATGGTTCAGGATTTCTTCAGTGAATGGGCGCCGCTGTGGTTGCTCGATGGCCTTTCTACATTGAGTATCTTGTCGCACTTTGATGCAATTTCCCGTGGTGTGATTGACCTGCGTGATCTGGTGTATTTTGCCGCAATGATCGGTTGTTGGCTGATTGCGACGGTGATTGTTATCAATATGAAAAAGGCGGATTAA
- a CDS encoding Gldg family protein: MKAMMQSKVGLMFVLVAFLVIVVVSSVSLKGGRIDLTENNLYTLSDGSKNIVQNLEQSVKLTLYFSDKATKELPAVRTYAQRVKELLQEYQSLSRGKIEFQVVDPAPFSEEEDAASAAGLQGVPAGLRGDEIYFGLVGESVAGGESSEAAAASGDPLNLAKNEEVIPFFQLDKEKFLEYDLTKLIFNLSQTEPPTLGIISGIPINGGFDYATRQNQPAWVVVQQMEDLFQLEWLSEDVTAIDDNIDILMLVHPNGLSDETLLAIDQFVLKGGRTLVFMDGLAETAQAGAPMMPAEASASDLGPLLQNWGLELVEGKVLGDYANSLVVSMRGNRSPVRHIGLVSLTPDSFASEDVLLAGLESINMSSVGILQPVESATTTVTPLIRSSDESNLLDASLFATLTSPETLLNDFSPSGERYILAARVSGKATTAFPDGIKVEDDAPDSENADAPVSDDVSETESSDEKPKITRTVSPDVTSADNINLIVIADTDILTDRLWVQVQEFFGQRIASPWADNAALLVNSLDNLSGNADLISVRSRGRFSRPFDRVDELRRQAEEKLLEQQKALQEQLAETDSRLAELEQVRGEDDKAILSEEQEQTVLKFQEERLKIRKQLRDVQHQLDQDIETLGRNLKLVNIFLVPLLLTVLALFARVWMRNRRLSVQH, encoded by the coding sequence ATGAAAGCAATGATGCAATCCAAAGTCGGCCTGATGTTTGTTTTGGTCGCATTCCTCGTCATCGTGGTCGTGTCCTCTGTGAGTTTGAAAGGTGGGCGCATTGATCTCACGGAGAATAATCTCTATACACTTTCCGATGGCTCTAAAAATATTGTGCAGAACCTGGAACAGTCCGTAAAACTGACGTTGTATTTTTCGGATAAAGCCACCAAAGAGCTACCCGCGGTTCGTACCTACGCGCAGCGAGTAAAGGAGTTACTTCAGGAATATCAAAGTCTTTCCCGTGGCAAAATTGAATTCCAAGTGGTAGATCCAGCGCCCTTTTCTGAAGAAGAAGATGCAGCTTCCGCTGCTGGACTGCAGGGCGTTCCCGCAGGATTGAGAGGCGATGAGATTTATTTTGGCCTGGTTGGTGAGTCAGTTGCAGGTGGTGAGTCTTCCGAAGCCGCAGCCGCAAGTGGCGACCCTTTGAATCTGGCAAAAAATGAGGAAGTCATTCCGTTCTTTCAACTCGATAAAGAGAAGTTTCTGGAATACGATCTGACCAAGTTAATATTCAATTTAAGTCAAACTGAGCCCCCGACTCTGGGTATTATTTCCGGCATCCCGATTAATGGCGGCTTTGATTATGCAACGCGTCAAAATCAACCCGCTTGGGTCGTGGTGCAACAAATGGAAGACTTATTTCAGCTGGAGTGGCTGAGCGAAGATGTTACTGCGATTGACGATAATATTGATATCTTGATGCTGGTGCACCCCAATGGCTTGTCCGATGAAACATTACTGGCAATAGATCAGTTTGTCCTGAAAGGTGGGCGAACGCTGGTATTTATGGATGGGCTTGCTGAAACCGCCCAGGCCGGAGCACCCATGATGCCTGCGGAAGCGAGTGCATCGGATTTGGGGCCGCTATTGCAAAACTGGGGGCTCGAATTGGTAGAAGGCAAAGTGTTGGGCGATTACGCGAACTCGCTTGTGGTGAGTATGCGGGGTAACCGGTCACCGGTTCGTCATATAGGATTAGTAAGTCTGACGCCGGATAGTTTTGCGAGTGAAGATGTTCTCCTGGCAGGGCTGGAAAGTATTAATATGTCATCAGTGGGCATACTCCAGCCTGTTGAAAGTGCCACAACGACGGTGACACCGCTGATTCGAAGCAGTGATGAGTCGAACCTGCTGGATGCTTCACTGTTCGCAACGCTCACCTCTCCAGAAACGCTGTTGAATGATTTTTCACCCAGTGGAGAGCGCTATATCCTGGCAGCCCGGGTAAGTGGGAAAGCTACCACGGCCTTCCCGGACGGGATCAAGGTGGAGGACGATGCGCCCGACAGCGAAAATGCCGACGCCCCCGTGTCTGACGACGTATCTGAGACGGAATCTTCAGACGAAAAACCTAAAATTACCCGTACTGTCTCTCCGGATGTAACCTCGGCAGATAACATAAATCTTATCGTGATCGCAGATACAGACATCTTGACTGACCGGTTATGGGTTCAGGTTCAGGAGTTTTTTGGTCAGCGAATCGCATCGCCCTGGGCCGATAACGCGGCATTACTGGTTAATTCACTGGATAATTTATCGGGTAATGCGGACTTGATCAGTGTGCGGAGTCGAGGGCGCTTCTCCAGACCGTTTGACCGGGTCGACGAGTTGCGACGTCAGGCCGAAGAAAAACTGTTAGAGCAACAAAAAGCTCTGCAGGAACAACTGGCCGAGACGGATAGTCGTTTAGCTGAACTGGAGCAGGTTCGGGGTGAGGATGACAAGGCGATACTTTCTGAAGAGCAGGAACAAACGGTTCTGAAATTCCAGGAAGAACGTCTGAAAATTCGCAAACAACTTCGGGATGTTCAGCATCAGCTTGATCAGGATATCGAGACATTAGGTCGTAACCTGAAACTCGTCAATATTTTCCTTGTCCCATTGTTGCTGACCGTTCTGGCACTTTTCGCCCGGGTATGGATGCGAAATCGGCGTTTGAGTGTTCAACACTAA
- a CDS encoding EAL domain-containing protein → MPSPNNARILVVDDEPRLVTSLKQLLNSHQYEVDTALGGKAACEQLIRQKYELVLLDLNMGDMDGHQVMGFMAENSIDAATIVVSGESTFSAVSKALRRGAYDYLKKPYDPEELVATVESALSKKLLESAHGAMQRRLQRSEELHRYIVNSSPDIVFMLDKEGKFTFLNNKIEKILGFKKRELLGQKYTAIIAENELKKARYLFQQNTAVNKGIRNFEMHLKSSDSNRPDRFFDITIFPIERKTGKSFNAEGQSLNPTFIGTYGTARDITERKEAEDFINFQAYHDLLTRLPNRSLFKDRLNLAIAQAKRNSERLAVMFLDLDRFKVVNDTLGHAMGDRLLQAVSARLEGCLREGDTLSRFGGDEFTLLLPEINSREDARKIAKKLIQELKEPFKLGDHDVFIGVSIGIAMYPEGGISVEQIIQNADVAMYHVKSRGKDGYQFFVSSMNTPSSNRLILERDLRKALEDDQLKVYYQPQVNAQSGEIIGVEALVRWHHPEKGVLSPSQFLPLAEETKLIVDISNWVLKTACNEVKKWFQEGYHNIRLAVNFSPKQIEHPRFVQALIAQLKRYDFPAEKLEIELTENVIMNDLENMVKTLSMLAENKITIAIDDFGTGYSSLSYLHTLPIHTLKVDQSFVKNIQEKRNEACIVNAIVAMAQGLKLNIVAEGVETETQLKYLKALGCQEVQGFYFGRPQPAEYILTLLAEHKNSQQKNQYEAV, encoded by the coding sequence ATGCCTAGCCCAAACAATGCACGCATACTCGTAGTCGATGACGAACCACGGTTGGTCACCAGTCTTAAACAACTGTTGAACAGCCATCAATATGAAGTCGATACAGCCCTGGGCGGGAAAGCAGCCTGTGAGCAGCTGATTCGGCAAAAATACGAATTGGTATTGCTCGATCTGAACATGGGAGACATGGACGGTCATCAAGTGATGGGTTTTATGGCCGAAAACAGTATCGATGCAGCAACAATTGTCGTCAGTGGCGAATCCACATTTTCTGCGGTGAGCAAGGCCCTTCGTCGCGGTGCCTACGACTACCTGAAAAAACCCTATGATCCGGAGGAACTGGTTGCGACCGTAGAAAGTGCGCTCAGTAAAAAGCTGCTCGAAAGCGCACACGGTGCCATGCAGCGACGATTACAACGTTCAGAAGAGCTGCACAGGTACATTGTTAACAGTTCACCAGATATTGTTTTCATGCTCGATAAAGAGGGTAAGTTCACCTTCCTGAACAACAAAATCGAGAAAATCCTGGGCTTCAAGAAAAGGGAACTGTTGGGTCAGAAATATACCGCTATTATCGCGGAGAATGAACTCAAAAAAGCACGCTACCTGTTTCAGCAAAACACCGCTGTTAATAAGGGTATTCGCAATTTTGAAATGCACTTGAAGTCCTCGGACAGCAATCGACCAGACCGTTTCTTTGATATCACCATTTTTCCAATTGAGCGAAAAACCGGAAAAAGTTTCAACGCCGAAGGCCAGTCCCTTAATCCAACCTTTATCGGTACCTACGGCACAGCGCGAGACATTACGGAACGCAAAGAAGCAGAAGATTTCATCAATTTTCAGGCTTACCACGACTTGCTGACACGGCTCCCGAACCGGTCCCTGTTCAAAGATCGCCTGAACTTAGCCATCGCCCAAGCGAAACGAAACAGTGAGCGTCTCGCGGTAATGTTTCTCGATCTGGACCGTTTCAAAGTCGTCAATGACACCCTGGGTCATGCTATGGGGGATCGCTTGTTGCAAGCAGTCTCTGCACGACTGGAAGGTTGCCTAAGGGAAGGTGATACATTATCACGGTTTGGTGGCGATGAGTTTACACTGCTGCTACCGGAAATTAACTCCCGAGAAGACGCACGTAAAATCGCCAAGAAGCTAATTCAGGAGCTCAAAGAGCCCTTCAAGCTGGGAGACCACGATGTGTTCATTGGCGTCAGCATCGGTATCGCGATGTATCCGGAGGGCGGCATTTCGGTAGAGCAGATCATACAAAACGCGGATGTGGCCATGTACCACGTGAAAAGCCGCGGAAAAGATGGTTATCAATTCTTTGTCAGCAGCATGAATACACCTTCTTCGAATCGGTTAATCCTGGAGCGCGACCTGCGCAAAGCCCTCGAAGATGATCAACTTAAGGTGTATTACCAACCGCAAGTCAATGCACAATCAGGGGAAATTATCGGCGTGGAAGCATTGGTGCGCTGGCACCACCCCGAAAAAGGCGTACTTTCTCCCTCCCAATTCTTGCCACTGGCGGAAGAAACCAAGCTGATCGTGGATATCAGCAATTGGGTACTGAAAACAGCGTGCAACGAAGTCAAAAAATGGTTTCAGGAAGGCTATCACAATATCCGTCTGGCGGTTAATTTTTCCCCTAAACAGATCGAACACCCGCGTTTCGTGCAAGCCTTGATCGCACAATTAAAACGCTACGATTTCCCAGCGGAAAAGCTTGAGATTGAACTAACCGAAAACGTCATCATGAATGACCTGGAAAACATGGTGAAAACCCTGAGTATGCTCGCTGAGAATAAAATCACCATTGCGATTGATGACTTCGGCACAGGTTACTCCTCTCTGAGCTACCTACACACACTGCCGATCCACACACTGAAAGTGGACCAGTCATTCGTCAAGAACATCCAGGAAAAGCGAAATGAAGCCTGTATCGTGAATGCAATCGTGGCAATGGCACAGGGGCTAAAACTGAATATAGTTGCAGAAGGCGTAGAAACGGAAACCCAGCTGAAATATTTGAAAGCACTCGGCTGTCAGGAAGTACAAGGGTTTTACTTTGGCCGACCGCAACCTGCAGAGTATATTCTGACTTTGCTTGCTGAGCACAAAAACAGCCAGCAGAAAAACCAGTATGAAGCGGTTTGA
- the nudC gene encoding NAD(+) diphosphatase — MDPLSSQFQPSDMFRYAVVPPLNLSGLTVSELIACAEQNGAPDIQFVLLLAESSPNTAASPRLQIAAPSQAEGAPLCSTALLSSLELNCDGVPLFLGYWQSRLCFAVVSSSTVLPPGYESVGLRDLLLRENKDVFYLLSTALQLYHWSVNHRFCGRCGSVTSELKDSTDRVLVCEQCDSHYYPRIAPCMMALVTRGPEILLARAHHFPPGRFSVLAGFAEAGETIERTVHREVKEETGLKVKNLRYFSSQSWPFPHQLMLGFFCEYDSGQLILDENELAEAEWFHYSELPQVSSTSTLSGQLIEAAVAELRLRFP, encoded by the coding sequence ATGGACCCACTTTCTTCCCAGTTTCAACCGAGCGATATGTTCCGATATGCCGTGGTGCCGCCTTTGAACTTGTCCGGCTTGACGGTTTCCGAATTGATCGCATGCGCTGAGCAGAATGGAGCCCCGGATATCCAATTTGTTTTGTTGCTGGCGGAATCTTCCCCGAACACTGCGGCCAGCCCTCGGCTTCAAATTGCGGCTCCATCTCAAGCCGAAGGGGCACCGCTTTGTTCAACTGCCCTGTTGTCCTCATTGGAGTTGAACTGCGATGGTGTCCCTCTATTTCTGGGTTATTGGCAATCCAGGCTGTGTTTTGCGGTCGTCTCAAGTTCAACAGTGCTTCCCCCGGGATATGAATCCGTGGGATTGCGAGATCTGTTGTTGCGGGAAAACAAAGATGTGTTCTATCTACTGAGTACAGCATTGCAATTGTATCACTGGAGCGTGAATCACCGTTTTTGCGGTCGCTGCGGGTCGGTCACGTCGGAGCTCAAGGATAGTACTGACCGTGTTCTGGTTTGTGAGCAGTGTGACAGTCATTATTACCCCCGTATTGCACCCTGTATGATGGCATTGGTGACACGAGGCCCTGAAATCTTGCTGGCCCGGGCTCATCACTTTCCTCCTGGTCGCTTTTCTGTGCTGGCGGGATTTGCTGAGGCAGGGGAGACGATAGAACGAACTGTCCATCGGGAAGTTAAGGAAGAAACCGGTCTGAAAGTCAAAAATCTACGCTACTTCTCATCTCAGTCCTGGCCTTTCCCGCATCAGTTGATGTTAGGGTTTTTCTGTGAATATGACAGTGGTCAATTGATTCTGGACGAGAATGAGTTAGCCGAAGCCGAATGGTTCCATTACAGCGAGTTACCCCAGGTATCAAGCACCTCGACGTTGTCGGGCCAGCTTATTGAGGCCGCCGTGGCGGAGTTGCGTCTTCGCTTTCCCTGA
- a CDS encoding DUF2156 domain-containing protein, giving the protein MNDQTLVLDGLVVSGNNSFTFSERVEYLKKYGSHSQSFSTLQPGMEYFDMPGIGFIGYMRTWGKSYVLSNPVTHESNFELILTEFHKKHPNSCYIQVTKAVVDILHRKFGLYGTQFGSESRIDLQKWSLKGKKKQILRTAINQSEKNGIEVKERYSDDHTREISDAWIKTRKCKSNEIRFLIRPMNMGYKENERHFYAYQDGKAVGFIYFDPVYEKGQIVSYVPNISRACADFKQGIFYTLMAHAMEVFKEEGVPYLDLGLIPLMLAKDVEEQESKVLKNLLKVVYEKGNFLYNFKGLEFTKSRFRGDIEKTYCCHKGALPMLEFVSMFKLTRIF; this is encoded by the coding sequence ATGAACGACCAAACTTTAGTCCTGGACGGACTTGTAGTATCCGGCAATAACAGCTTTACCTTTTCAGAGCGCGTTGAATACCTGAAAAAGTACGGTTCACATTCTCAGTCATTTTCAACTCTGCAGCCTGGTATGGAGTACTTCGATATGCCCGGCATCGGTTTTATTGGTTACATGAGAACGTGGGGGAAAAGCTATGTGCTCTCAAACCCTGTCACTCATGAATCAAATTTCGAGCTAATATTGACTGAGTTTCACAAGAAGCACCCCAATTCGTGTTACATTCAAGTAACCAAAGCCGTCGTGGATATCCTGCACCGCAAATTTGGCCTGTATGGCACACAGTTTGGTTCCGAGTCGCGAATTGATTTACAAAAATGGTCTCTCAAAGGGAAGAAAAAGCAAATTTTGAGAACTGCCATTAATCAATCCGAAAAAAATGGAATTGAAGTAAAAGAACGTTATAGCGATGACCACACCCGCGAAATTTCCGATGCGTGGATCAAAACCCGAAAATGCAAAAGCAACGAAATTCGCTTTCTAATCCGCCCAATGAACATGGGTTACAAAGAAAACGAACGTCACTTTTATGCGTATCAGGATGGCAAAGCCGTTGGCTTTATTTACTTTGATCCAGTTTACGAAAAGGGCCAGATTGTCAGCTATGTTCCCAACATTTCTCGAGCATGCGCTGACTTCAAACAGGGTATCTTTTACACCTTGATGGCACACGCAATGGAAGTGTTCAAGGAAGAAGGCGTTCCGTACCTGGATTTGGGCCTCATTCCTCTTATGCTGGCAAAAGACGTTGAAGAGCAAGAATCCAAAGTTCTGAAAAACCTGCTTAAAGTGGTATACGAGAAAGGTAACTTCCTTTACAACTTCAAAGGGCTGGAATTTACAAAATCCCGATTCCGCGGCGACATCGAGAAAACATACTGCTGCCATAAAGGCGCACTACCAATGCTTGAGTTTGTCAGTATGTTCAAGCTAACTCGTATTTTCTAA